The uncultured Dysgonomonas sp. genome contains the following window.
AGACGCCATCTGTTTGTCTATATTCTTCAACTCTTCTTTTAGCAAAGCGATCTTGTTGAGAATAATACGGCGGTCGGTTTCCAGCTGGGTTTCCCCTACCCCACGCATCATCACACCCCCGCCTCGCTGACGGTCGAGATGAGTCCACATACGGGTAAGCCGGGGCAACAGGTATTGATATTGTGCCAGTTCTACCTGAGTCTTTGCATAAGCAGTCTGCGCACGCATGGCAAAAATATCCAGGATAAGACTGGTACGGTCCAGTATCTTCACCTGTAACTCCTTTTCTATATTACGAATCTGCTTTGGAGACAGTTCATCGTCGAAGATTACGAGGTCTATTTCGTTGTCTTCCATATACTGCTTTATCTCTTGCAGCTTTCCGGTTCCCACAAACGTGACAGGATTGGAATGTTCCAGTTTCTGAGTAAAGCTTTTCACAGGTATGATGCCTGCCGTCTCAGCAAGGAATGCAAGCTCGTCCAGGTATTCGTTTACCTGTTCTTCGGTCTGGTATTGTGTAATAAGGCCAACAAGAACGGCCTCTTTATTTTTTGATTCTGATATGATAAAATCTCTCATATAAATTTCTTCTGTATTAATTTTTAATACTCCAGTTCCAGAGTACCGCCTTTGACAATGTCATTGTGGCTGATTCTGAGATCCGGTATAATATTCCCGTTAAATGTCGCTTGTCTGATTATATCCGCAGGCGATTTACGATTCTTTACTCTGATGTTCAATTTTTTACCATTATCCAGATGGATAACTACCGAGTCATAGAACGGTGATGTGATTTCGTACCAGGGCTCCCCTATTACGAGAGGGAAAAGACCAATAGATGAAAATACATACCATGCACTCATTGTTCCATCATCTTCATCCATCTCGGGCATAAACCCTTTAGGTTCAACCTTAAACGGCTTGCCATAATATGGAACGGGATATTCGGCATTTCCCCCATAAAGATGGTTCAGGTCTTCTTTTATTATCCGTCGGACAGCTTTCTGAGACTTTGCATATTGCCCTAATCTATTGAAGATATAAGGAGTATGTATCCCGACTTCATTACCCTGATTGAATAGGTTATTAGCAAAGAAATAATCGAGCTGTCCTTCTAGTTTTTCTTTGCCTCCTACACTCTCTATCATTTCATCCAGATACTGTGGCAGTGCCCAGCGGTATTGCCAGCGTGTTCCCTGATATAGACCGCTATTGCGCATTTTCATATAAGAATCGTCAATGTCTTTAAATTCCTTATTCCATGTCTGTATAAATGTATTTTTTGCTTTTTCGTTATAATATTCTGCATCATCAGTCCTCCCCAATATTTCGGCTATCTGTGCCATTGCCCACCAGTCAATACAACTTTCGAGGGTTTGATCGGGACGATTGGCCGGAAGATTATCCATTTCCTTTTTTATGCCGCTATATGCTTCTTCCAAATGAATATTGGGTACACCTTTCTTGTAAGCATCCAATAAGACTGCGATTGTATGCTCGGTACGTACAGTCGGCGTTGATTCAAATTTCGTCGCCCAATCCTTTTTTCCATAAACATAGAGCTTACATAAAGAGTTTGCAATATCATGCATCGACTTCGCATCCAGCAATGTTATTAAGGGAAATTTTGTACGGTATGTATCCCACATAGACCACGAACTGTAATACGTAAAATCTTCTTTCGGGTATATATTGCCATCGGTACCTAAGAATTTATTATCCCACGAAGTAGTGTTAGCCGGGCTAAGGAATGTCCGGTAAATAGAAGTATAGAACAAGGTCTTATCCTCAGTACTCCCACCCTTCACACCCACTCGCGACAAGATATCTTCCCATTTATCGGCAGCCTGTTTCTTTGCTTTATCAAAAGTGAGCTTACCTGCTATGACATTTTCTTCTTTTGCAGTGGTAATATCTATCGGCGATATGGCAATTCGCAGTTCTACAGGTTTGCCGTCTGTGTTCTTGAATAGTAATTCAGTATCATATTCACTTTCTGAGATTAAGCTAAATGCCTTGTTAGTGGTTAAATAAAAATAGAGTTTAAACGCACCATGATCGCATGTGTTTCCGGCATGAATATAGCCTTCTATCTCGGTATCAGAAACAACCTCATATTTCGCATCCAATACCTTGGTAAAAGAAGCTCCGACATTCAATGTCAGATTTGCCTCTTTGTCTGATGGATAATAAAACCGTTCGAAAGCTATATTGTTAGTTGCTGTGAATTCAGTTTTCACCCCATTATCCAAGACCACGGAATAGTAACCGGGTCTAGCAGTTTCTGTCTCCTTATTTATATTCAATCTTTCTTTTTTCAGGGCGGGCCGTACACTTAAGTTTCCACCCGCTCCACTACATCCTATTCCTGAAATACGATTGATAGAGAACCCTGATATTTTAGTTACATCATAATCATAACCGACATGCGTCCTCGGGTCGGAATCGGGGCAGATACGCACCATACCGTAAGGAACGCACGCGGCAGGATCAACCTGACCATTATCCCCTGCTGTTCCGATAAAAAGGTTTACATATTCACTTTTCTTTTGAGCAAGAGTGAAATTGATATTGGCAACAGATATTACCGACAGAATTACAATCAAATAATAAATCTTTCTTATTTTCATAAATCAATGCCTATGGAAATGGAATATAAAAGGTTAAAGATAAAAATATTTTAAGACAAGTACGGAATCGGGATCAGGATAGTAACCATAATTAATTCCGATTGTATTACCGGAATAAAAAAAGAGCCTGTTTGTAGACAGACTCTCCTATATCTTTTTCCGCGCAACCGACAGAATAAAAAATTAAGCTTGCTTTGCAACTCTTTTTTCTTTGATTCTGGCTTTTTTACCTGTAAGACCACGTAGGTAATACAATTTAGCACGACGAACTTTACCAATTTTATTTACAGTGATGCTGTCAATAAATGGAGATTCGAGAGGGAAAATTCTTTCTACACCAACGTTATCAGACATCTTGCGAACTGTGAAACGTTTTTTCTCACCATGTCCTGCAATTTTGATAACTACCCCGCGATACTGCTGAACACGTTCTTTGTTACCCTCTTTAATACGGTAGGCAACGGTCACTGTATCCCCGCTTTTAAATTTAGGATGCTCTTTTCCTGTAGCAAATGCTTCTTCAGCAACTTTAATTAAATCCATGATTATATGATGGTTTTCTTGTTAATATACGCAATATACACGAGCCTCTCCCGTCAGAGATTACGCAAAGCGGATGCAAAGATAAATATATTTTGCAAATATGCAAAGGTCTTACTTCCTTTATTTTAGTATTAAAGAATGAAAATATATCCTCACAGTGTATCAAATTCAGTCTAATAAATGGTCGGATTTAGAATTTTATGAAGAATAAAATCGTATCTATTATTCCCTAACGTTCGTACCTATCCCCTATTGTAAAGGTTATCAATGACAGATTCGGCTACAGGGTTATTTATTTCTACACATAATAATCCGTTCCTGTCCAGAAGACGAACCTTATTTTCCCTCAGCAACCAGCCCAATGCCAAAAATATTATCCTATCCTTATCATGAGTAAAATCACCAATTTCCCGGATCGACATTTTCCCTTTTTCTAATAGCAATAAGAAGATATTGCCGGCTTTCATTCCAATATCATTTTTTGTCATGGCATTTATATATTTAAAGGATTAAACATTCGCAATATATCACACAGGTTATCACAACCTTATACCAAGCAGAAGTTTTTCAAAAGATCGAATTATTTGATTGAGCGGAGATATGGTTATATAAAAGACTGGATTAGGGGCATCTGCTATTTAAAAAGGTTTTCTCAAAACTCAATTATCCATTTGTCTCTTTATAAATTTAAACACCTAAATGAGAAGTAATGTTCACATTTAGGTGTAAAAAAGACGCAATATCTAAATAGTTCCTATTTTTCCTATTTGGTGGAAGGATCAAATATGTATACATTAGCAACACCTCTCGGCGATACTTGCCACATGGCTTGATAATAATTATTTGCACTTCCATTATTTGCAACGATATATACAATATCTTTCGGCTCATTGTAATATACCACCATATTATCAATTTCAGGCTCAAACAGGTGCTCATAAACTTTTTTAGGGAAGATAATATTTTTTCCTTTTATTGTTACCGATATAGACTGGTAACGTAATTTAGGAGCAGCCCATCTTGAAGTCCCTTTAGCTGACTTACCGTTTACTGTATAACCGCCATTATTGCCAAGCTTAACAGAAGTATCTTTTGAGGTTACGTTCGCTACAGCAATATGAACCCTTACGTTATCGTTCTTAAAAGAAATTGTTCCATGAGACGACAGCCTTTCCACCTCTACAATGTCATAATCATCTACACGCATCAGTTTAGTTCCCTGTATATAGCCACTCTTTGTATCCCTCGATGGGAGGTAATAATCTACATATCTCCATGGATCGGTTTCAGGTGTAGGAGGAAACATGTAAAAAACAGAATCATTAGGTACAATTGTTGTATTATTCAGGTCTCCCAAACGAGGGCTGAAATCAATCCTCCCCCTGATCGTATCCTGAGCTACAACAAATTGTGCAGATGCATTATATGCAAAAGCACTCAAGAAAAATAACATGAGTAAAATTGTGTAAGTTTTTTTCATAACCGCTATTCTATTATGTTGTACAATTGTTTAGCTTCGGTCAGCGATACAGCATTAAAATGCCACCACTCGCCCCTTATAGTCAGAAAACCCGCTTGTGTCATTACCTTACGCAGCAACTTTCTGTTTTCTACCTGTTGCCTGGTTAATACCCCCTGTTCTATCAACTCCGTCTCTTTGTTTATTCCGGCAGCACGCCCAAAAAAGTCGAAAGGAGTTCCCATATCCAGCGGTTTACCATTTTTGTCGCAGATAGTCAGGTCTACAGCCATTCCGTAGTTATGCAATCCTGTGCGGGTGGGATTCGCCACATAAGCAGCATACTTCGTATTTTGTACTACCTTGTACATTTTCTTCTGTACGCTCAATGGGCGGACGGCATCATAAACCAATAGGCTTAAACCGGGATGAAGCGCCTTCAGGTACTTCTGCGCTTTAACCAATTTGGCTGCCGCAACGGGATGCATATACACATTAAACAAGGTATCGTAAAGAATTGTTTTTGTAAAGTTATCTGTTGTCGCATACTTCAGGTCCGCACGGATTGAAGTATCCAACGTGTGAATATTTACAAGTTCTTTTGTCTGTAAATATCTTTCGAGAACGGAAACACTCCTTTGCCCTTGTACGGAAAGCCATAACGGGCAAAGAAATAAAAGGAGATATATTATCCTATTCGTCATCCTCCTCTTCATCCTCGTCGAAATCAAATTCCTCATATTCCCGGCTTAGCACCTCATCTATAACCGCACATACTTTCTCAAACTCAGATGTATCTTTCAGTCTGTCGATAGAGGCATACGCCTCCCGTAAAGCCCGTAACATAACAGTATCATCTTCATTCGCTCCCATTTCGGGACTTTCTACAAACCAATGTAATTCGCCTTTAAGATTCTCCTTCACCAGATTATAGAAACTGAGTGCTGCGTCCCGCTCGCCTACTTTCTCCTTTATTTGCGCCGATTCAATCATGTCATGCCCCAGCACATTTTTGTAGTTGCTCATAATGGCCAGCGTGATTTTGGAACGCATTACGATTACAAAATGCAAGGCATCCGTATCATCTTTCCGGCGATAATAGTAAACAAAACTCATTAATGCTGCCCGCAACGTAGACCCTTCTACCAGAATAGTTTCATCTACCCTTCTCATTGGGTATCCGGTCGACTCTTTCTGAATTTGCTCAACCATAGCGGGTATTACATCAAACATTCTGTCAACCAATACAAGACGGGCTTCTTCGAAGTTCCCGTTTATATCCAAAGCGAAGACCAAGCGTACCAAATCTCTGAAAAGTACATTGTTTCCCTCCTCTATTTTTATAAAGTCATATGTTTCGAATGTCTCACTTTTGCCTGTCGATAATAATTCTCTTATTATCATGTCCAATGTATTATCCTCTTCACGGGGTAAAGTAGCCAATAGATCATCAATCTTATTTTCAATGATTAAGTCCCATATTTCTTTGTCATCGGTTTCGAAAAAAGGTTTTACCTCATCATTCAGCGTCAGTTTGGTCGTCGTCATCAGTGTCAATATTAGTATTAGTATTTATGTTAGTTGATTCTGTCAGCTCAGACAAACTTCCACCTTTCCTTGTAGCCCTATACATTTCCTCCTGTATGCGTTGGCGGATATTCATGTTCATAAGCTGTTTATGTGTACGCTTGTCATTTATTCTGTTAGACAAAAATATGAAAATTAAATCATTATCGGGGTCTATCCAGAAACAAGTTCCTGTGAATCCCGTATGGCCGTATACACTTGCCGGCGCGCTTGCCGATGTAGGACCGGATTTATTGGTTCGCATTTCCGGCTTATCAAAGCCCAATCCCCGGCGCGAAGTCGCACTTTTAGTCTTCGTGAAAAGCTGCCAGGTTTTTTCCGACAAATATTCCTCTCCGCCATATTCCCCTTTATTAAGCCACATCTGATATAATTTAGCCAGATCATTTGCATTGGAAAACAGCCCTGCATTTCCCGAAACACCACCCATAAAAGCAGCTCCCTCATCATGCACATATCCCTGAATTAACTGCTTACGAAGAAAATCATCCTGTTCGGTAGGTACAATACGGCCTTTGTCGAATTTCTTGAGAGGGGTATAAGTCGATGTAACAGATCCCAATTTGCTAAAGAAATTATCCTGTACAAAAGAATTCAAATCTTCCTTCGACACTTTTTCCACCACTTCTTTCAATAACATAAAATTGAGGCAGCTATACAAATAGGTTTTCCTCGGCCTTAACTTAGAACTAGCTATAGCCGCTATAATCGTATCGTTATAGGCCTCATTTATAAACAATCCGTCTGCCAGAGGGACAAAACCTGCTTTTTCTGTTGTGGATACTAAATTAGATTTATATTTATAATCTGTACGCGCCCATGTATTGGAATCGAATAACGCAGAATAAAGGCTCGTGCGGCTCCTGTTAAACAACTTTCCGTCATAGCTCGATTTATCAATGGCATCCATATAGTACGGAATGAAAGATGTAAGACCTGTCTCATGCAACAACGCCTGACGAATGGTTATCTGTGACTTATCCGTCCCCTTCAGCACAGGCACATAGGTGCTGATCGGCGTACTCAGTTTTATCTTCGATTCGTCATACAACTTCATAATAGCGGGCACTGTAGCAGTAGCCTTGGTCATAGATGCCAAATCGTAAATATCATCATTTGTCACTTTACGGTTTCCGTTATATTCGAACGAACCGAACGAACGGTTATATATCACGATGCCGTCTTTGGCTATCAATACCTGACAACCGGGGTAGGCCTCTGCCTTTATTCCTTCCTGTACTATTGTATCTATTTTATTAAACCGTCCGGAAGAGATTCCGGCTGCTTCTGGCATGTCATAACTCAACCTTGTCTTTTTTATATCGATACCTTTCCCTTCTTTAAACAGGCCTTTTACTGTTACAGGTATTTTACCATTTACTCTATTGCCCCCAAATATCGCCTGGGCAGTATAATCCTGTGCCAGATCAGAGTTTTCATAAGCAAGGATAACTCCATCGGCAGCTTTGACAGACGCAGCATAAGAAGACATACGATAGGGAACAATAAAGAATGCCATAATTGTCTCTTTTCCCTGGCCAACAGACTGAATCGCAGCATTCGAATTCCCCCTGTTATTATAAACAGACATGATAAGCGTAGTGAATGATGCTAATTTATCTTTCAGCTTTAATAACTCGTCACCATTGGCTACACTAAAACAAGTTACATCCGCGTATAGCTTCAATGTATTGTGAAAGGTATTATCCGCCCGTTCTCCAATAGAAATAGCGGCAATCTTTCGCTTATCCAGTTCTTTTAGAGGGATGATCTTCTGATCATCTTTCAATAACGTAACAGCACTCTTGTGCAACTCCCTGTTGATCCATTCGCCATGGGATGTATTCAGATGTTGTAACAGTCCGTTTGTATCTATAGGCTTGATATCTTTCACACCCAGAATATATTTATAGGCCAGAACCTTTTTACACTTGACTGCTATTAATTCCTCACTGAGAATTTTATCTTCCACGGCTTTTTTTACAGACTCATAATCTTTTACAGGGTTCAGCGGCCCTACTAATATATCATTTCCTGCCTGCAATGCCCTTACACAGTAATTTTCTTCGCCGGAAACCCCTTTCATCTGTAGCCCGTCGGTAAATATTAGTCCGGAAAAACCGAGTTCATCCTGAAGCAGGCCGGTAACTATCGATTCCGACAAAGAACTCGGCTGTTTTTTATCGTCCAAAGCCGGAATATTCAGGTGGGCAATCATCATTCCCGAAAGGCCGTTTTGTATATACTCCCTGAACGGCTTAAATTCTACATCTTCCAGTCGATCTTTGTCATGCGCTATCAATGGTAGCACTTTATGAGAATCGGTGGAGGTATCACCATGTCCCGGAAAATGTTTCGCTACAGCCATCACTCCTCCGGCCTCTAATCCTTTAGCGTACATTACTCCCAGCCTGGACACATTATCAGGTTCTTCGCCGAATGAACGATTACCTATAACCGGATTTGCCGGATTACTGTTCACATCCAATGCAGGGGCGAAATTCACATGGATTCCCATCAGTTTACACTGGCGGGCAACTTCCAGCCCGTAATAATAAAGCAGGGAATCGTTTTGTATGGCACCCAGCATCATATTCCGTGGGAAACGGATCGTATTGGATAAGCGCATGGATAACCCCCATTCTCCGTCGAGAGAAATCATAAGGGGAACTTTTGCGCTACCTTGTGCTTGATTGGTCAGTTCCGCCTGATCGACAGGAGTACCTTTCGAAAAGAGGATACCTCCTACATGCTGATCGTTGACCAATGAGAGCATCCTTCTTTTGTTAGCATCTGTATTATCGCCTGCTACGACAGGCATAAACAATTGCCCTATACGTTCTTCCGGCGACATTTGATTATATACCGAGTCGACCCATCTGCTCATCTTTACAGAGTCCGCTGTTTTGTAGAGTGTCGGGGTCTTTTTTTTATTTTCGGTGACTGGTCCGAATGAGCAAAAAACTGTAAATGATACAGCCAGTGCTGTTATATATCTGATATTCATTCTATTTATTGTCTAAGGATATTGTGCAGTTGTCTGCTACCTATATACAAAAATATAACGAATATGTTTTATGGAAAGATTTAACCCCATTAATTAAACATAGATTAACAAGTAGAATATTACCCGGCAACGATTGACAAAGAAAAATTCTAAATCCACATTCAACAGAAAAAAAGTAACAAAGGTTACACATGTATCAGTGAACAGTCAGCAGTTAATAATGTTGCGCTTGGTTATACTGAAGTGAGATTCATAACTCATTATCTTATTTATATTTATTAACTATATTTCGTTAAAACCTGACACATCTGACAGTTTTCCCACTGTCTTTACCTTATTTATTTCACATTAATTAACCATGTCTGATTAAAAAGTAACAAAGGTAACAGGTTTTGCATTCTTCTGTAGGGGCGAATTGAAAATCGGCGGAGCCAAATATTTTCCGCCCGCAGACCTTTTTCTATTTCGGGCGGAAAATATTCCGTCCCTACAGCTTTTCCAAAAGGTAACAACCGACAGTCACAGGAGCGTAGCGTATGTAAAGGTTACACTATTTCACTCATTTGCTAATATGCTAATTTACAAATTTGCTAATTAATTATTTCAAAGAACTATCAGTTGACAGCGAATGGCTAACAGCTTACTATATAGATAAACTTCTTCCAAAAAAACAAAATCCCGTTTATCCTGATGCATGACTGATTACTAAAAAAATCCTATCTTTGCAGCTTAATAATATAATGCATATCAACAGTAAAACTATGTCACAACCTTCTATCCCGAAAGGAACAAGAGATTTTTCGCCGGAAGAAATGGCGAAACGCAACTATATTTTTAATACTATCCGCGAAGTGTTTAAACTGTATGGTTTCCGTCAGATAGAAACTCCTGCCATGGAGAACCTGTCTACATTGCTAGGTAAATATGGGGAAGAAGGCGACAAACTACTGTTTAAGATCCTCAACTCAGGCGATTTCCTGAAAGATATTTCTGATGAAGAACTGTCGGAAAGAAATGTAAACCGTCTTGCAACCAAGCTGAGCGAGAAAGGGCTTCGTTACGATCTCACAGTGCCCTTTGCCCGCTATGTGGTTATGCACAGAAACGAGATAACTTTTCCTTTCAGACGTTACCAGATACAACCTGTATGGCGTGCCGACCGGCCCCAAAAAGGACGTTATCGCGAGTTTTTCCAGTGCGATGCCGATATTATCGGTTCAGATTCGCTTATCAATGAAGTGGAACTGATACAGATCATAGATGAAGTATTCAACCGCTTTGGTATCAGGGTATGCATAAAGTTGAACAACCGCAAAATACTATCGGGCATAGCCGAAATTATAGGTGAGTCGGATAAAATTACAGACATTACGGTTGCCATAGATAAACTGGACAAAATCGGGCTGGAAAAGGTAAATGAAGAACTGGCTTCGAAAGGCATTCCTCTGAAAGCCATTGAACAGCTTCAGCCGATTATCTTGCTACAGGGTAGTAATGAAGAAAAACTGGACACACTAAAAACAGTACTTAAAGACTCTGATACAGGAATAAAGGGTGTTGAAGAGCTAGGCTTTATTCTAGACAGGCTAAAAATTATAGGCATCCGTTCCGAACTGGACTTGGATTTAACCCTTGCCCGCGGATTAAACTATTATACAGGAGCGATTATTGAAGTAAAAGCACTGGATGTACAAATGGGAAGCATAACAGGCGGAGGGCGTTACGATAATCTGACCGGAATATTCGGATTACCCGGTGTATCCGGTGTAGGCTTCTCTTTCGGAGCAGATCGTATCTTCGATGTATTGAACCAATTGGATTTGTATCCGAAAGATTCGATTCAGAATACGCAGGTACTGTTTGTTAACTTCGGAGAAAAGGAGGAAACATATATATTACCTATAATCACCAAAATGCGTCAGGCAAATATATCCACCGAAATTTATCCGGAACAGTCAAAAATGAAAAAACAAATGTCATATGCCGATTCCAATAAGATTCCTTATGTTGCCATTATTGGGGAAAACGAAATGAACGAAGGTAAAATAATGCTCAAAAATATGGCGACCGGAGAGCAAAATTTATTGAGCCTAGAGGAATGTATATTAAGTATATCCCGGATATAAGGAAAAGCTGACAATAAAATTATACGATTTAGATAGTCATCCGTATTCTTAAATTAAGAATGCGGATGATTTTGTTTATCCAAGTATACATCTTTTACCAAGATAAAAAATTCAGTATCAAAACAAAGGGATAAAGGATAACAGGCATCCTAGGACAAAACTCCCCAAAAGATTATATATCACTGACAACCAACAATCTGCCAATCTATGACATCACAAATAATATAAAAATTGCCTGAGATCACTTCCCTTAGTCAGAACATTCCATATTTATCGATTGTTAAAGAGATAAATACGTTCAAATTACATATATGACTATACCAACTCCTAATATAGAAAAAGCCTTGACCGAATATGAGAATTCTCAACAGAACTATATTTTACCTTTAGAAAAAGATGATTCATTTAAGGTACATTATATAGATAATGACAAAGAATTTACAATAGGTATACCTGGCGAAAACAGCATCATCTTTGTGATGAAAGGCAAAATACTCGTTCAGAAAGACATTTCTGAGCATAAGTTATTCGATGATAATAGTATGTTTTTTATATCTAAGGTATTCGGTCCATATAAAAGTATTACTAAAGAAAGTACCATATATATAGAATTAAAGTCTGATAACCTTCTCCCGTTTATCGATCAGGTTTTGCTGAATCAGATCGTGTCACTATACGCCCCAGACCCGATAGAGCTCAATAAATTACTCATAAAAAAAACTTTACGCTATTTCTTGTCGGGAATTATCTATTACAGACGAAATAAGATATTTTCAAAATATGTATATGACATCAAGAAAAAAGAGTTTGTCTTCCTGATGCGTACATTATATGACAAACAGACTCTTGCGGCTTTCTTCTCCCCGGTACTACTTAGCCAAAATCATTTCAGGATAGGTGTGCTAACTAATTACACACATAACAGTACGGTGAAAAGCCTGGCTAAGAACTGCTTTATGACCACCAAAACCTTTACGAGAAAATTTAAGTCTGAATTCGGGACTACTCCTCATAAATGGATTGTGCTTCAGAAAGTGAAAGGACTGGAATATTACCTGGCCCATCAAACCGTGTCGATAGACAAAGTCCTGTCTGAATTCCATTTCTCCAACATGGCCGAACTTCTCCAGTTCTGCGACAAACACAACCTAAAGACTAAATTATTAAGCAAATAGAGATTTTATCTTTGTCCCTTTTAATAGATATTTTGTCCCTTTTTCTTATTATGGGGCATAAATATTCGCATTACTTTTGTGCCGTAATGTAAATGTAAGCGTATTGATTTTTGCGGACAAACTGTAACCCTCTTTACAAATCATAAAAGAGAATATTTTCCGAATCCGTTTAAAAAGGAACAGAGAAGAACCGGCCATTCATCTCAGGAAATTCATTGTCTCAAAACTCACAAGGAAAATCAAAAAAGTATCTATTAAACCTATTAAAAATGAATTCAAAAAAACTATTTCTATTTGCAATTATTATTGCACTTTTCACTGTGTCATGCGATAAAATAGAAGAAAGCGATGCACCTGTTGTAGTAGCAGGCCAAAAAGCTAGCATAAGTTTACAAATTTCAGGAACATCACAAACTAAGGCCTCAGGCAATCCTACTCAAGAAGATAAAGTACTCAAACTAGATGCATTTGTTTTTAATGCTGACGGTACACTAGAAGCTATAAAAAGCCTTACAAGCCAAAACAACAGTATAACTAAACTGGACAACATCGCTGTAACCAGCGGGGCTAAAAAAGTATTCGTTCTGGCAAACTATGCAGGAGATGTATCAGCAATAAAGACTCTTACTGAGTTGCAAAAAATCACATCGGATCTCAAAAATGAAAAAGAAAACGGACAACTGACAATGTCGACAGATATGATCGAAATCTCTGTTCTTCCGGGCAAGAATTATCTAGGCTACTCTACAAGTCCGTCCGATGGTACTTCTCTGGAGCCTCACACTTTCGTTCTTAGCAGATTAGCAGCAAGAGTAAAAATAGAAGATATGCAATGGCAAAGCTCTGAATATACATTTGAGGAACCAACAGCTTTCATCCTGAATGCAGTGCGAAACTATAATGTTAGCAGTCCTTCATTATCTTCTCTACCTGTTGATTATTACCAGGGATTTTCCGGAAATGGAGATTTGTATCCTTCAACAAGCACAATATTGTCTGGCGCAGAGAACTTCTTAACTTCTCCTGCATCTAACAATAACACATACTTCTATCTTTATGAGAATCAACCTGTGGATGGCAAGATATACCCTACAATGATCGTATTGAGAGCTAGAGTTAAACAAAGCAACAAATACATCAGTAATGTACCTGGACGTGTCGATGCTAACGGCTACACATACTTCCCTGTAATTATAAACTTGGAAGGAACTAACTCTTCTGTATCAGGTGGAGGTTCTAACAGTCACCAATATGTAAAACGAAACAATACATATAACATCAAGACTGTTGTAAAAGGTTTAGGAACAAGTAATCCTTTCAGCTCTGAA
Protein-coding sequences here:
- the hisS gene encoding histidine--tRNA ligase, which codes for MSQPSIPKGTRDFSPEEMAKRNYIFNTIREVFKLYGFRQIETPAMENLSTLLGKYGEEGDKLLFKILNSGDFLKDISDEELSERNVNRLATKLSEKGLRYDLTVPFARYVVMHRNEITFPFRRYQIQPVWRADRPQKGRYREFFQCDADIIGSDSLINEVELIQIIDEVFNRFGIRVCIKLNNRKILSGIAEIIGESDKITDITVAIDKLDKIGLEKVNEELASKGIPLKAIEQLQPIILLQGSNEEKLDTLKTVLKDSDTGIKGVEELGFILDRLKIIGIRSELDLDLTLARGLNYYTGAIIEVKALDVQMGSITGGGRYDNLTGIFGLPGVSGVGFSFGADRIFDVLNQLDLYPKDSIQNTQVLFVNFGEKEETYILPIITKMRQANISTEIYPEQSKMKKQMSYADSNKIPYVAIIGENEMNEGKIMLKNMATGEQNLLSLEECILSISRI
- a CDS encoding glycoside hydrolase family 3 N-terminal domain-containing protein codes for the protein MNIRYITALAVSFTVFCSFGPVTENKKKTPTLYKTADSVKMSRWVDSVYNQMSPEERIGQLFMPVVAGDNTDANKRRMLSLVNDQHVGGILFSKGTPVDQAELTNQAQGSAKVPLMISLDGEWGLSMRLSNTIRFPRNMMLGAIQNDSLLYYYGLEVARQCKLMGIHVNFAPALDVNSNPANPVIGNRSFGEEPDNVSRLGVMYAKGLEAGGVMAVAKHFPGHGDTSTDSHKVLPLIAHDKDRLEDVEFKPFREYIQNGLSGMMIAHLNIPALDDKKQPSSLSESIVTGLLQDELGFSGLIFTDGLQMKGVSGEENYCVRALQAGNDILVGPLNPVKDYESVKKAVEDKILSEELIAVKCKKVLAYKYILGVKDIKPIDTNGLLQHLNTSHGEWINRELHKSAVTLLKDDQKIIPLKELDKRKIAAISIGERADNTFHNTLKLYADVTCFSVANGDELLKLKDKLASFTTLIMSVYNNRGNSNAAIQSVGQGKETIMAFFIVPYRMSSYAASVKAADGVILAYENSDLAQDYTAQAIFGGNRVNGKIPVTVKGLFKEGKGIDIKKTRLSYDMPEAAGISSGRFNKIDTIVQEGIKAEAYPGCQVLIAKDGIVIYNRSFGSFEYNGNRKVTNDDIYDLASMTKATATVPAIMKLYDESKIKLSTPISTYVPVLKGTDKSQITIRQALLHETGLTSFIPYYMDAIDKSSYDGKLFNRSRTSLYSALFDSNTWARTDYKYKSNLVSTTEKAGFVPLADGLFINEAYNDTIIAAIASSKLRPRKTYLYSCLNFMLLKEVVEKVSKEDLNSFVQDNFFSKLGSVTSTYTPLKKFDKGRIVPTEQDDFLRKQLIQGYVHDEGAAFMGGVSGNAGLFSNANDLAKLYQMWLNKGEYGGEEYLSEKTWQLFTKTKSATSRRGLGFDKPEMRTNKSGPTSASAPASVYGHTGFTGTCFWIDPDNDLIFIFLSNRINDKRTHKQLMNMNIRQRIQEEMYRATRKGGSLSELTESTNINTNTNIDTDDDDQTDAE
- a CDS encoding helix-turn-helix transcriptional regulator; translated protein: MTIPTPNIEKALTEYENSQQNYILPLEKDDSFKVHYIDNDKEFTIGIPGENSIIFVMKGKILVQKDISEHKLFDDNSMFFISKVFGPYKSITKESTIYIELKSDNLLPFIDQVLLNQIVSLYAPDPIELNKLLIKKTLRYFLSGIIYYRRNKIFSKYVYDIKKKEFVFLMRTLYDKQTLAAFFSPVLLSQNHFRIGVLTNYTHNSTVKSLAKNCFMTTKTFTRKFKSEFGTTPHKWIVLQKVKGLEYYLAHQTVSIDKVLSEFHFSNMAELLQFCDKHNLKTKLLSK